In Cycloclasticus sp., a single genomic region encodes these proteins:
- a CDS encoding glutamate-5-semialdehyde dehydrogenase, with amino-acid sequence MSELIEYMQGLGERAKSAARVIANADTGVKNKALEAIAEEIEAQQAAILKANELDMKAGRENGLDAALLDRLELNEERVVAMAEGLRQIVALPDPAGEISQINSRPSGIKVGQMRVPLGVIGIIYESRPNVTADAAALCLKSGNASILRGGSEAKHSNQAIADCITKGLEEANLPAEVVQVIETTDRNAVGELIRMESFVDVIIPRGGKGLIERISKEARVPVIKHLHGVCHVYIDDLADKEMAKSIAFNAKTQRYGTCNTMETLLVAEAVAADILPELAELYGTKQVELRGCARTCQILPDCVKAVDADWDEEYLAPILSIRVVDDMEAAMDHIHHHGSGHTESIVTSDYSKAMRFLREVDSSSVMVNASTRFADGFEYGLGGEIGISTNKLHARGPVGLIGLTTQKYIVLGEGHIRQ; translated from the coding sequence ATGAGTGAATTAATCGAATACATGCAAGGCTTGGGTGAGCGCGCTAAAAGTGCAGCTCGTGTTATTGCGAATGCTGATACCGGCGTTAAAAATAAAGCACTAGAGGCGATAGCGGAAGAAATTGAAGCGCAGCAAGCGGCTATTTTGAAAGCGAATGAGCTGGATATGAAAGCGGGTCGTGAAAACGGTCTTGATGCAGCGTTATTAGACCGTCTAGAACTGAATGAAGAACGGGTCGTTGCGATGGCTGAAGGGTTGCGGCAGATAGTGGCCTTACCAGACCCCGCTGGCGAAATCAGTCAAATTAATTCACGCCCATCGGGCATTAAAGTTGGTCAAATGCGGGTTCCTTTAGGCGTTATTGGGATCATTTACGAATCTCGCCCTAATGTAACGGCTGATGCGGCGGCTTTGTGCCTTAAATCCGGCAATGCAAGCATTCTGCGTGGTGGTTCTGAAGCAAAGCACTCTAATCAAGCGATTGCCGATTGTATTACTAAAGGTTTAGAAGAAGCGAACCTACCTGCTGAGGTGGTGCAAGTGATCGAAACAACCGACCGTAATGCAGTGGGTGAATTGATTCGTATGGAAAGCTTTGTGGATGTCATTATTCCACGGGGCGGCAAAGGTTTAATTGAACGCATCAGCAAAGAAGCGCGTGTTCCTGTTATTAAGCATTTGCATGGTGTTTGTCACGTTTATATCGATGATTTAGCCGATAAAGAAATGGCAAAATCAATTGCATTTAATGCTAAAACACAGCGTTATGGAACCTGTAATACGATGGAAACATTGCTGGTTGCTGAAGCGGTTGCTGCGGATATTCTGCCAGAACTGGCCGAATTATATGGCACAAAACAAGTTGAGTTGCGCGGCTGTGCAAGAACCTGCCAAATATTACCTGACTGCGTTAAAGCGGTAGATGCGGATTGGGATGAAGAATACTTAGCGCCAATTTTATCAATTCGTGTTGTTGATGATATGGAAGCAGCTATGGATCACATCCATCATCACGGTTCTGGACACACCGAGTCGATTGTAACGAGTGATTATTCAAAAGCCATGCGTTTTTTGCGTGAGGTGGATTCCAGCTCTGTTATGGTGAATGCATCGACACGCTTTGCAGATGGTT
- the lptE gene encoding LPS assembly lipoprotein LptE, whose amino-acid sequence MIKNRNHSFARLRVIAMLCLLAAVLTACGFKLRGSLELPDQLQKIYVAGSQGSDLVKELKAIIAYSADLVSKRSQADAVLMINKEESEDRTLSVDSRGKVRESEMQYSVVYSLVTSDGEILLDQEGLLLVRDFINDENDIIGRTNESAVIARDLKRDAAQQILRRIQALKISPAAN is encoded by the coding sequence ATGATAAAAAATCGAAATCACTCTTTTGCTAGATTGCGCGTAATAGCTATGCTTTGTCTGCTGGCTGCTGTATTGACGGCTTGTGGCTTTAAATTACGCGGCTCATTGGAGCTGCCAGATCAATTGCAAAAAATCTATGTTGCTGGTTCACAAGGTAGTGATTTGGTGAAAGAGTTGAAGGCAATTATCGCCTACTCAGCCGATCTAGTTAGCAAACGTTCGCAGGCTGATGCTGTGTTGATGATTAATAAGGAAGAGTCGGAAGACAGAACCTTGAGTGTGGATTCTAGAGGTAAAGTTCGTGAATCTGAGATGCAGTATTCAGTTGTTTATAGTTTAGTCACATCTGATGGTGAAATTTTATTAGATCAAGAAGGCTTATTGCTTGTTCGAGATTTTATCAATGATGAAAATGACATTATTGGTCGTACCAACGAGTCGGCGGTTATTGCGCGTGACTTAAAGCGCGACGCTGCACAGCAAATTTTAAGACGCATACAAGCGTTAAAAATAAGCCCCGCTGCCAATTAA
- the holA gene encoding DNA polymerase III subunit delta: MQLDAQQLSSSIEKELASVYLVSGDEPLQQGEAVDLIRQQARDAGFLNREVFHVEGQFDWNQLFAACLSQSLFAEKNLIELNLPTAKPGREGSQAIEKVIAQLSQDNVLIIIAGKLDAKAKNTKWFKSIDQHGVVVQVWPLLGGKLLQWLKHRLQRKGLSSSQQGIKLLADSVEGNLLAADQEIEKLHILFGPVELSEDDILNAVADNARYDVFKLTDSLLAGNSTRAVHVLKGLVGEKLAAPVLLWALMRELRILAGLSFEKKTTGRTEMTFKKHRVWDSKKSAYLKALSRGSLKQWQALVQACAKAERVTKGVEAGNEILIIEQICLAFCEPRRLKQYGLIAV, encoded by the coding sequence ATGCAATTAGACGCTCAACAATTATCTTCCTCCATCGAGAAAGAACTGGCTTCAGTGTATTTGGTGTCAGGCGATGAGCCTTTGCAGCAAGGTGAGGCCGTCGATTTAATTCGTCAACAAGCTCGAGATGCTGGTTTCCTCAATCGGGAGGTTTTCCACGTAGAAGGGCAGTTCGATTGGAATCAGTTGTTTGCTGCTTGCTTAAGTCAGTCGTTATTTGCCGAGAAGAACTTAATAGAACTAAACCTACCGACGGCAAAGCCGGGTCGGGAGGGTTCTCAAGCGATTGAAAAAGTGATTGCACAGTTGTCGCAAGATAATGTGCTGATTATTATTGCAGGCAAATTAGACGCAAAGGCAAAAAACACAAAGTGGTTTAAGTCGATAGACCAACACGGCGTTGTGGTGCAAGTTTGGCCGCTGCTAGGTGGAAAATTATTACAGTGGTTAAAGCATCGCCTTCAACGAAAAGGCTTAAGTAGTAGTCAACAAGGCATCAAGTTGTTGGCTGATAGCGTAGAGGGTAACTTGCTGGCGGCCGATCAAGAGATTGAAAAGCTGCATATACTTTTTGGCCCTGTAGAGCTATCTGAGGATGATATTTTAAATGCTGTCGCCGATAATGCGCGGTATGACGTTTTCAAGCTGACCGATAGCTTGTTGGCTGGCAATTCAACTAGAGCCGTTCACGTATTGAAGGGCTTGGTGGGTGAGAAGTTGGCAGCCCCCGTTCTTTTGTGGGCGTTAATGCGTGAACTGCGCATTCTAGCTGGGTTAAGTTTTGAAAAAAAAACAACGGGTCGAACTGAGATGACATTCAAGAAACATCGAGTTTGGGATTCAAAAAAAAGTGCCTATTTAAAAGCGCTTTCTCGTGGAAGTTTGAAACAATGGCAGGCGTTGGTACAAGCTTGCGCGAAAGCAGAGCGGGTTACTAAAGGCGTTGAAGCGGGTAATGAAATACTGATTATTGAGCAGATCTGTTTGGCTTTTTGTGAGCCAAGACGATTAAAACAATATGGTTTGATCGCGGTATAA